In Primulina huaijiensis isolate GDHJ02 chromosome 16, ASM1229523v2, whole genome shotgun sequence, a single genomic region encodes these proteins:
- the LOC140960994 gene encoding uncharacterized protein — translation MQAEEANLDTTLLTGNIFIKLVATKALIDFGATHSFISETFANHLDVKSIGLDVNYSVTVLLGEELSATSVVKDIDLELQGHLVYADLILLPMSEFDIILGMDWLSKNGVLIDF, via the exons ATGCAAGCAGAGGAGGCAAACTTAGACACGACGCTATTGACTG gaaatatcttcataaagCTAGTcgccacgaaggccttgatagatttcGGGGCCACACACTCCTTTATCTCAGAGACGTTCGCTAATCATCTGGATGTCAAGTccattggactcgacgtgaaCTACTCTGTGACAGTCCTATTAGGggaagagttatcagctactagcgtggtcaaAGATATTGATcttgaactgcagggccacctagtgtatgccgatctGATTTTGTTGCCGATgtcagaatttgatattatcttgggaatggactggctgtcGAAGAATGGAGTTCTGATTGACTTTTAG